In the Natronolimnobius baerhuensis genome, one interval contains:
- a CDS encoding BNR repeat-containing protein: MTTTVDLREQTSLEIADVWAGTPAPFDCYTHGDHQFVAFYDAERRLTVGSRTLESESWTLVRLPEDRRIEWDAHNSLVLAVDSAGHLHVSGNMHVHPLKYYRTTEPLAIDTLERVDEMVGTDEQQVTYPQFLRGPDDELVFTYRDGYSGGGNWLYNVYDASSREWERLLSEPLTYGGDAMNAYPHGPVVGPDGTYHVCWVWRDHGGAQTNHDLCYARSPDLREWETSQGEPLEVPIDINSGDLVDPVPPYGGMINNNTKIGFDSEDRVIISYHKFDHEGNTQLYNARAEANGWEIYQTTDWDYRWAFGGGGTIPFDIEFDPVEHENGRLTQTYEHVEYGTGKWVLEEETLTPTDWYSPWHTYPDDLREVTSDYPGMQVNWAEDSGDAPGETQYALRWETLEENRDRARADDPPATTLTLYAFDRQ, translated from the coding sequence ATGACGACGACTGTCGACCTTCGCGAGCAGACATCGCTCGAGATAGCCGATGTTTGGGCTGGGACACCTGCACCGTTCGATTGCTACACGCACGGCGACCACCAGTTCGTCGCGTTCTACGACGCCGAGCGACGGCTGACAGTCGGGAGTCGCACGCTCGAGTCCGAGTCGTGGACGCTCGTCCGACTTCCCGAGGATCGACGGATCGAGTGGGACGCGCACAACTCGCTCGTCCTCGCGGTCGACAGCGCCGGGCACCTCCACGTCAGCGGGAACATGCACGTCCATCCCCTGAAGTACTACCGGACGACCGAGCCACTCGCAATCGACACGCTCGAGCGCGTCGACGAGATGGTCGGCACAGACGAGCAGCAGGTGACGTACCCGCAGTTTCTGCGTGGGCCGGACGACGAACTCGTGTTCACATACCGCGACGGCTACAGCGGCGGCGGCAACTGGCTGTACAACGTCTACGACGCCTCGAGTCGCGAGTGGGAGCGACTGCTTTCGGAGCCGCTTACGTACGGTGGCGACGCGATGAACGCCTATCCCCACGGCCCGGTCGTCGGCCCCGACGGCACCTATCACGTCTGCTGGGTCTGGCGAGACCACGGCGGCGCACAGACGAACCACGACCTCTGTTACGCCCGCAGCCCCGACCTTCGTGAGTGGGAGACCAGTCAGGGCGAGCCACTCGAGGTCCCCATCGATATCAACTCGGGCGACCTCGTCGACCCCGTCCCACCCTACGGCGGGATGATCAACAACAACACGAAGATTGGCTTCGACAGCGAGGATCGGGTCATCATTAGCTACCACAAGTTCGACCACGAGGGCAACACCCAACTCTACAACGCCCGCGCCGAGGCCAACGGCTGGGAGATCTACCAAACGACCGACTGGGACTACCGGTGGGCCTTCGGCGGCGGTGGCACGATTCCGTTCGACATCGAGTTCGATCCGGTCGAACACGAGAACGGCCGACTCACCCAGACCTACGAACACGTCGAGTACGGCACCGGCAAGTGGGTCCTCGAGGAGGAGACGCTGACGCCGACTGACTGGTACTCGCCGTGGCACACCTACCCTGACGACCTGCGCGAAGTGACTAGCGACTACCCCGGCATGCAGGTCAACTGGGCCGAAGACAGCGGCGACGCGCCCGGCGAAACGCAGTATGCGCTTCGCTGGGAAACGCTCGAGGAGAATCGCGATAGAGCCCGTGCGGATGACCCACCGGCGACGACGCTGACGCTGTACGCCTTCGACCGGCAGTAA
- a CDS encoding glycoside hydrolase family 88 protein, with protein MSRQPAALAAAVSDPGVPERYHESQSPAVDTATLERGLADALEQVEANLDPFYDRFPTASSDDLLYPSTDNMGGWTTSFWTGQCWLAADVTGDDRFRDAADTQLETFARRLEDGDTDTHDLGFLYTLSAVAGYRLTGQSDYRELALEAAQVLVERYRDGPGIIQAWGPLEESQDGWVQGRMIADTMMNLPLLYWASETTGEHRFAAIADTHARTNAQHIVRSDASTAHTVVCDLESGDPLAIETHQGYADDSCWARGQAWQVYGYALAATYTGESAYVDLAAKLANAYLERLESDHVPRWDFDAPAAAVRDTSAAAIAACGLDELAGVLPATDERTPQYRAASLAMLESLAENYSAPTDSNGLLSDAAYNQPEDDYDECCIWGDYFYLEGLTRATEAWQRYW; from the coding sequence ATGTCACGACAGCCAGCGGCGCTCGCGGCCGCCGTTTCCGATCCCGGTGTGCCCGAGCGCTACCACGAGTCGCAGTCGCCCGCAGTCGACACCGCCACGCTCGAGCGCGGACTCGCCGATGCACTCGAGCAGGTTGAGGCTAACCTCGATCCGTTCTACGACCGGTTTCCGACCGCCTCGAGCGACGATCTTCTCTACCCTTCGACCGACAATATGGGTGGCTGGACGACGAGTTTTTGGACCGGCCAGTGCTGGCTCGCCGCCGACGTGACCGGCGACGACCGGTTTCGCGACGCCGCCGACACCCAACTCGAGACGTTCGCTCGTCGACTCGAAGACGGCGACACGGACACGCACGACCTGGGCTTTCTGTACACTCTGTCGGCGGTCGCCGGCTACCGGCTGACAGGGCAGTCTGACTACCGAGAACTGGCGCTCGAGGCCGCGCAAGTGCTGGTCGAGCGCTACCGAGACGGCCCCGGGATCATTCAGGCGTGGGGGCCACTCGAGGAGTCACAGGACGGGTGGGTTCAGGGGCGGATGATCGCCGACACGATGATGAACCTCCCGCTGCTGTACTGGGCCAGCGAGACCACGGGCGAGCACCGATTTGCAGCGATTGCAGACACGCACGCACGGACGAACGCCCAGCACATCGTTCGGTCGGACGCATCGACCGCCCACACTGTCGTCTGCGATCTCGAGTCCGGCGATCCGCTCGCAATCGAGACACATCAGGGCTATGCCGACGACTCCTGTTGGGCACGCGGGCAGGCGTGGCAGGTCTACGGCTACGCGCTCGCCGCGACCTACACCGGCGAATCAGCGTATGTCGACCTCGCGGCGAAACTGGCGAACGCTTACCTCGAGCGCCTCGAGTCAGATCACGTCCCCCGCTGGGACTTCGACGCACCGGCAGCTGCCGTCCGAGACACTTCGGCCGCCGCTATCGCGGCCTGCGGGCTCGACGAACTCGCAGGCGTGCTGCCAGCAACCGACGAACGCACGCCCCAGTACCGGGCGGCGTCACTGGCGATGCTCGAGTCACTTGCCGAGAACTATAGCGCACCGACCGACTCGAACGGCCTCCTGAGCGACGCGGCGTACAACCAGCCCGAAGACGACTACGACGAGTGTTGCATCTGGGGTGATTACTTCTATCTCGAGGGCCTGACTCGGGCGACGGAGGCGTGGCAGCGCTACTGGTAG
- a CDS encoding DUF2264 domain-containing protein, which translates to MNAFADNPLQTREDIARAVSQLVEPLETHRSPGGARLKPSAGGAWFPDIAADLEGFARPLWGLAPLAAGASSATGEDEYDGWDRIREGLRNGTDPDHPEHWGPAGDNSQKHVETAAIGFSLALAPERIWDPLEPATQEQVATYLRQIDDADLHDCNWLFFRVLVHLGLENVGEAYDRDLSRETLDRLESFATADGWYADGPPAESARDYYIPWAMHTYGLLYATLAEDDDPERAARFRERAVEFAPQFRHWFREDGAALPYGRSLTYRFAQTAFWGALAFADCEALPWGQLKGLWLRNIQWWAEQPIFTDGGVLSVGYRYPTLKVSEPYNSPSSPYWALKAFLPLALEADHPFWQAEPEPLPALPEQTVQSEPELVVCRDRGADHHYALAAGQSTQYREKYTKFAYSSAFGFGVRGRRPGLEGAGHDSALALSEDGRDYRIRERIDETAVMDDVLYSRWSPWDDVRVETWLAAATPWHVRVHRLETERPLNSAEGGFALPKGEADSPARHENRTDDERAWCRTPGGSSGVRDLRGHRAGEARGQEPNTNVSHPRTVVPTLVGEHEPGVHWLVTAVTAASPDGDDRWDEPPRLESTEPICVVDADGSDLIRCDR; encoded by the coding sequence ATGAACGCGTTCGCTGACAACCCACTCCAGACGCGTGAGGATATCGCGCGCGCAGTCAGCCAACTGGTCGAGCCACTCGAGACGCATCGCAGTCCCGGCGGTGCTCGGCTGAAACCGAGCGCAGGCGGGGCCTGGTTTCCGGATATCGCGGCCGACCTCGAGGGATTCGCACGGCCGCTGTGGGGGCTCGCCCCACTCGCTGCGGGGGCCTCGAGTGCAACGGGTGAAGACGAGTACGATGGTTGGGACCGGATTCGCGAGGGGCTACGAAACGGAACGGATCCCGACCATCCGGAGCACTGGGGACCAGCGGGCGACAACTCACAGAAGCACGTCGAGACGGCGGCAATCGGATTCTCACTCGCACTTGCGCCCGAACGAATCTGGGACCCACTCGAGCCAGCGACACAGGAGCAAGTTGCAACGTATCTCCGGCAGATCGACGACGCCGACCTGCACGACTGCAACTGGCTGTTCTTTCGCGTGCTCGTCCATCTCGGGCTCGAGAACGTCGGCGAGGCCTACGACCGCGACCTGTCTCGAGAGACGCTCGACCGCCTCGAGTCGTTCGCGACGGCGGACGGCTGGTACGCCGACGGGCCGCCGGCTGAGAGCGCGCGCGATTACTACATTCCGTGGGCGATGCACACCTACGGACTGCTCTACGCGACGCTGGCCGAAGACGATGATCCCGAGCGGGCCGCGCGCTTTCGCGAGCGGGCCGTCGAGTTCGCGCCGCAGTTTCGCCACTGGTTCCGTGAGGACGGTGCGGCCCTGCCCTACGGCCGGAGCCTGACCTACCGGTTCGCCCAGACGGCCTTCTGGGGCGCGCTCGCGTTCGCCGACTGCGAGGCGCTCCCGTGGGGGCAACTCAAGGGGCTCTGGCTGCGCAACATCCAGTGGTGGGCCGAGCAGCCGATTTTCACCGACGGCGGTGTCCTCTCGGTCGGCTACCGCTACCCGACACTGAAGGTGAGCGAACCCTACAACTCGCCGAGTTCGCCCTACTGGGCGTTGAAGGCGTTCCTCCCGCTTGCACTCGAGGCGGACCATCCCTTCTGGCAAGCCGAACCCGAGCCGCTGCCAGCGTTGCCCGAACAGACTGTCCAGTCCGAACCCGAACTCGTCGTCTGTCGCGACCGGGGCGCAGATCACCACTACGCACTCGCCGCCGGCCAGTCCACGCAGTACCGCGAAAAGTACACCAAGTTCGCCTACTCGAGTGCGTTCGGCTTCGGCGTCCGCGGTCGACGACCCGGCCTCGAGGGGGCCGGCCACGATAGCGCGCTCGCGCTGAGCGAGGACGGCCGCGACTATCGGATTCGAGAGCGCATCGACGAAACGGCCGTTATGGACGACGTGCTCTATTCGCGTTGGTCGCCCTGGGATGACGTGCGCGTCGAGACCTGGCTCGCGGCCGCGACGCCGTGGCACGTCCGCGTGCATCGCCTCGAGACCGAACGTCCGCTCAACAGCGCAGAAGGTGGCTTCGCGCTGCCGAAAGGCGAGGCCGACAGTCCAGCGCGTCACGAGAATCGAACGGACGACGAGCGCGCGTGGTGTCGAACACCTGGCGGCTCGAGTGGCGTTCGTGACCTCCGCGGCCATCGGGCGGGCGAGGCAAGGGGCCAGGAGCCGAACACAAACGTTAGTCACCCGCGAACGGTCGTCCCGACGCTCGTCGGCGAGCACGAACCCGGCGTTCACTGGCTGGTGACGGCGGTCACGGCAGCCAGTCCGGACGGCGATGATCGGTGGGACGAGCCGCCGCGCCTCGAGTCGACGGAGCCGATTTGTGTCGTCGACGCTGACGGCTCGGACCTGATTCGCTGTGATCGGTGA